Proteins found in one Streptomyces sp. CB09001 genomic segment:
- a CDS encoding nucleotide sugar dehydrogenase, whose translation MNICVVALGKIGLPLAVQFASQGHRVIGADVNEKVVDLVNAGTEPFPGEHDLDVRLKNAVDQGLLSATTDTADAVSRSEAVVVVVPLFVDAEGIPDFGWMDAATKAIAQGLKPGTLVSYETTLPVGTTRDRWAPMLAEGSGLTAGEDFHLVFSPERVLTGRVFADLRRYPKLVGGIDEASTRRGVDFYEKVLDFDERDDLPRPNGVWDLGTSEASEMAKLAETTYRDVNIGLANQFARFADTAGIDVKKVIEACNSQPYSHIHQPGIAVGGHCIPIYPRMYLWNDPQATVVRAAREANAAMPAYAVDLLAAAHDDLTGVNVLVLGAAYRGGVKETAFSGVYGTVEALRERGAVPYVSDPMYTAEELTAHGLPPHEGQTVTAAILQADHAEYRELSATDLPDVRVLVDGRRTTDPARWEGVRRVVIGG comes from the coding sequence ATGAACATCTGCGTAGTCGCCCTCGGGAAGATCGGCCTGCCGCTCGCCGTGCAGTTCGCCTCCCAGGGGCACCGGGTGATCGGCGCCGACGTCAACGAGAAGGTCGTCGACCTGGTCAACGCCGGCACCGAGCCGTTCCCCGGTGAGCACGATCTCGACGTCCGGCTCAAGAACGCCGTCGACCAGGGCCTGCTCTCCGCGACCACCGACACGGCCGACGCGGTGTCCCGGTCCGAGGCCGTCGTCGTGGTCGTGCCGCTGTTCGTGGACGCCGAGGGCATCCCCGACTTCGGCTGGATGGACGCGGCGACCAAGGCCATCGCACAGGGCCTGAAGCCGGGCACGCTGGTGTCGTACGAGACCACGCTGCCCGTCGGCACGACCCGGGACCGCTGGGCACCGATGCTGGCCGAGGGCTCGGGCCTGACCGCGGGTGAGGACTTCCACCTGGTGTTCTCCCCGGAGCGGGTCCTCACCGGCCGGGTCTTCGCCGACCTGCGGCGCTACCCGAAGCTGGTCGGTGGCATCGACGAGGCGTCCACGCGGCGCGGCGTGGACTTCTACGAGAAGGTCCTGGACTTCGACGAGCGTGACGACCTGCCGCGGCCCAACGGCGTGTGGGACCTCGGCACTTCGGAGGCGTCCGAGATGGCCAAGCTCGCGGAGACCACCTACCGGGACGTCAACATCGGCCTGGCCAACCAGTTCGCGCGCTTCGCGGACACCGCGGGCATCGACGTCAAGAAGGTCATCGAGGCCTGCAACAGCCAGCCGTACAGCCACATCCACCAGCCCGGCATCGCCGTCGGCGGCCACTGCATCCCGATCTACCCGCGGATGTACCTGTGGAACGACCCGCAGGCCACCGTGGTCCGCGCCGCGCGCGAGGCCAACGCCGCGATGCCGGCGTACGCCGTGGACCTCCTCGCGGCCGCCCACGACGACCTGACCGGCGTCAACGTCCTGGTGCTGGGCGCCGCTTACCGCGGCGGTGTGAAGGAGACCGCGTTCTCCGGCGTCTACGGGACGGTGGAGGCACTGCGCGAGCGCGGTGCGGTGCCCTACGTCTCGGACCCGATGTACACCGCCGAGGAGCTGACGGCGCACGGCCTGCCCCCGCACGAGGGCCAGACCGTGACCGCCGCGATCCTCCAGGCCGACCACGCCGAGTACCGCGAGCTGTCCGCAACCGACCTGCCCGACGTACGCGTCCTCGTCGACGGCCGCCGCACCACGGACCCGGCCCGCTGGGAAGGTGTGCGGCGGGTGGTCATCGGGGGCTGA
- a CDS encoding DegT/DnrJ/EryC1/StrS family aminotransferase, with protein MTDTPESIPAARPVIDEEEIEAAVRVLRSGRVVQGPEVAAFEEEFSQLVDGRHSVAVNSGTSALHLTLMALGIGPGDEVIVPSFSFAASANAVRLVGADVVFADIEPGSFCLDPAAVAAAVTPRTAAIMPVHLYGHPAAMDGLTPIAEKHGLAVVEDACQAHAAELNGTPVGAFGTAGTFSFYPTKNMHALEGGMITTADAQLARTLRLLRNQGMEQRYANEIVGANMRMTDVAAAIGRVQLGRLAGWTDRRRANAAHFDERLTALVTPPVAEGARHVYHQYTVRVPEGMDRDAVQERLTAAGVGNAVYYPTPIHRLKPYWEPDRKAGRTWDLPETERAAAQVVSLPVHPSLTDADLARIVDAVNTLGEAL; from the coding sequence ATGACCGACACCCCTGAGTCCATCCCGGCCGCCCGGCCGGTGATCGACGAAGAGGAGATCGAGGCCGCTGTGCGTGTGCTGCGCAGCGGCAGGGTCGTGCAGGGACCGGAGGTGGCGGCCTTCGAGGAAGAGTTCTCCCAACTGGTGGACGGACGGCACAGCGTCGCCGTCAACTCCGGCACGTCCGCGCTGCACCTGACGCTCATGGCCCTGGGCATCGGCCCGGGGGACGAGGTCATCGTGCCCTCCTTCTCCTTCGCCGCCTCCGCCAACGCCGTACGGTTGGTCGGAGCGGACGTGGTCTTCGCGGACATAGAACCGGGCAGCTTCTGCCTGGACCCGGCGGCCGTCGCGGCCGCCGTGACGCCGCGGACCGCTGCCATCATGCCGGTCCACCTGTATGGGCACCCGGCGGCCATGGACGGCCTGACTCCGATCGCCGAGAAGCACGGCCTCGCCGTCGTCGAGGACGCCTGCCAGGCACACGCCGCCGAGCTGAACGGCACTCCGGTCGGCGCGTTCGGGACCGCGGGAACGTTCAGTTTCTATCCGACCAAGAACATGCACGCCCTCGAAGGCGGCATGATCACTACCGCCGACGCCCAACTGGCCCGCACTCTGCGGCTGCTGCGCAACCAGGGCATGGAACAGCGCTACGCGAACGAGATCGTCGGCGCCAACATGCGGATGACGGACGTGGCCGCCGCCATCGGCCGGGTCCAGCTCGGCCGGCTGGCGGGGTGGACGGACCGCCGCCGCGCCAACGCCGCCCACTTCGACGAGCGTCTCACCGCCCTGGTCACCCCCCCGGTCGCCGAGGGCGCGCGTCACGTCTATCACCAGTACACCGTGCGCGTCCCGGAGGGGATGGACCGGGACGCGGTGCAGGAGCGGCTCACGGCCGCCGGCGTGGGCAACGCCGTCTACTACCCCACCCCCATCCACCGACTCAAGCCGTACTGGGAGCCGGACCGGAAGGCCGGCCGTACCTGGGACCTGCCGGAGACCGAGCGGGCCGCCGCCCAGGTGGTCTCGCTGCCGGTCCACCCGTCGCTGACCGACGCGGACCTGGCCCGCATCGTGGACGCGGTGAACACCCTGGGAGAAGCGCTGTGA
- a CDS encoding Gfo/Idh/MocA family oxidoreductase has product MSKAKLRAGLVGLGSMGRHHCRVLSELDGVELVAVVDPMGDKFGVARGTPVLESVEQLIAQGVDYTVVACPTALHEEVGLRLAEAGVHALVEKPVADTVDGARRLVEAFESRGLVAGVGHIERYNPALQNLRARLEAGELGEVFQVVTRRQGPFPHRIADVGVVKDLATHDIDLTAWVTGTPYVSISAHTVSKSGRPHEDMVAAVGQLSDGTMVNHLVNWLSPLKERFTSVTGERGCFIADTLTADLTFHSNAAVATEWEALQAFRGVAEGDMIRYAIPKREPLLVEHEFFRDAVLGVSHEISTLREGLRTVEVAAAVLESAASGATVRLDTAADAVPSGA; this is encoded by the coding sequence GTGAGCAAGGCGAAACTGCGGGCCGGCCTGGTCGGCCTCGGGTCGATGGGCCGTCACCACTGCAGAGTCCTGTCCGAACTGGACGGCGTGGAACTGGTCGCCGTGGTCGACCCGATGGGCGACAAGTTCGGCGTCGCGCGCGGCACACCGGTGCTGGAGTCCGTCGAGCAGCTCATCGCGCAGGGCGTCGACTACACCGTGGTGGCCTGCCCGACCGCGCTTCACGAGGAGGTCGGCCTGCGGCTGGCCGAGGCGGGGGTGCACGCGCTGGTCGAGAAGCCGGTGGCGGACACCGTCGACGGCGCGCGGCGCCTGGTCGAGGCGTTCGAGAGCCGGGGTCTGGTGGCCGGTGTCGGGCACATCGAGCGGTACAACCCGGCGCTGCAGAACCTGCGGGCGCGCCTGGAGGCCGGCGAACTGGGCGAGGTCTTCCAGGTCGTGACCCGGCGTCAGGGCCCCTTCCCGCACCGCATAGCCGACGTCGGTGTCGTCAAGGACCTGGCCACGCACGACATCGACCTGACCGCGTGGGTCACCGGCACACCGTACGTGTCGATCTCCGCGCACACCGTGTCCAAGAGCGGCCGTCCGCACGAGGACATGGTCGCCGCCGTCGGGCAGCTCTCCGACGGCACCATGGTCAACCACCTGGTCAACTGGCTGAGCCCGCTCAAGGAGCGGTTCACCTCGGTCACCGGCGAGCGGGGCTGCTTCATCGCCGACACGCTCACTGCGGACCTGACCTTCCACTCCAACGCGGCCGTCGCCACCGAGTGGGAGGCTCTGCAGGCATTTCGCGGCGTCGCCGAGGGCGACATGATCCGTTACGCGATCCCCAAGCGGGAGCCGCTCCTGGTCGAGCACGAGTTCTTCCGGGACGCGGTGCTCGGCGTCTCGCACGAGATCTCCACGCTGCGTGAGGGCCTGCGGACCGTCGAGGTGGCCGCGGCCGTGCTCGAGTCCGCGGCGAGCGGTGCCACCGTGCGGCTGGACACGGCCGCCGACGCAGTGCCGTCCGGCGCCTGA